The Culicoidibacter larvae sequence CTATGGGGTCAATTATAATACCTTTACCCGGTATTTTATGACTAAAATATAATGTGAAATAAAAAGCATAAATCTTGATGTAAAGATATTAATTTGATATACTGATTTGTGGAAAAAGGAGGGCATATAATGTCTAATACAATTATTCAATCAATGATGGAACGCCGTTCTGTCAGAAGTTTTACTGATCAAGCAATTGCGCCTGAAGTTTTAGAATCAATTTTAAGAGCAGCACAACAAGCGCCTAACTCAGTAAACGGTCAACAAATTTCTTTAATTGTTGTTCGTGAACGTGAGCGCATTGAGCAACTAGCTGCACTTGCCGGCGGACAACCACAAGTTGCCGGCAGCAATACTTTCATTGTTGTTGTCGCCGATTTTAACCGTACTGCTACCGCTGTTGAGATGGCTGGCGGCGAACAAGTTTTTGATCAAGGTATTGAAGCAGTCATCACTGGTGCCGTTGATGCCGGAATTACCGTTGAAGCAATCACCATGGCAGCAGAAAGCTATGGTATCGGTAATGTAATTATCGGTGGTATTCGACAAAATCTGCAAGGTGTTATTGACTTGCTGGATTTACCGGAAAAAACGTTCCCGGTTATCGGCATAAGTTTAGGCTATCCAAATCCGGAACATATGCCAAACGTAAAACCGCGTATTGCACTTGAAGCTTATGCTTTCAATGAAAAATACACCGATGCTGACTTAAAACCATTTATTGAAATCTATGATGCAGTCATCGAACAATATTGGAGCAATGTTGGTGCCACTCAACCTGTTTATACTGTTGGGATGAATAATTACTACGGAAATACCGGGCGTATGGAAACCAGCAATATTTTAAAAGCTCAAGGCTTTGGCCTAAAATAAGAAAAAGACTTCGCTTTATGCGAAGTCTTTTTAAAATTCTCCCTAATAAGTGTTCCAGCCGCCATCAACCGGGATGACCGCGCCATTCACGAATGATGCTTCGTCGCTGGCAAGGAATAAGGCAACAGCAGCCAACTCAGTTGGTTCACCTAAACGGGGCATTAGTGGCGCCCCAATATTAAATAGCTGGCTGCCTTCCGGATCAAGTTGCTGCATACTTTCAGCAATATTGGTAGCAA is a genomic window containing:
- a CDS encoding nitroreductase family protein; translated protein: MSNTIIQSMMERRSVRSFTDQAIAPEVLESILRAAQQAPNSVNGQQISLIVVRERERIEQLAALAGGQPQVAGSNTFIVVVADFNRTATAVEMAGGEQVFDQGIEAVITGAVDAGITVEAITMAAESYGIGNVIIGGIRQNLQGVIDLLDLPEKTFPVIGISLGYPNPEHMPNVKPRIALEAYAFNEKYTDADLKPFIEIYDAVIEQYWSNVGATQPVYTVGMNNYYGNTGRMETSNILKAQGFGLK